CCTCGCGATGGCGCCGGGCCGGAGGTAGTCGCCATGGGCGAAACCTCCCGGGAGGATCACCGCGTCCACGTGCGCCAACGAGCGGTCGCCGTGCCAGACGATTTCCGCGTCAGCCCGGAGAGAGGTGACCGCTTCGACCACGTCGTGTTCGCAATTGGAGCCCGGGAACAAAACGACGCCGACACGAACGCTCAACGAGCGACCTCCGCGGCGACCAGGGTTACCTCCGCATCCTCGATCACCGGGTTGCTGAGCAACCGCCGGCACAGGTCGTCGACCTCGCGCCGGGCGGCGGTCTCGTCGGGTGCTTCGATCGTGAAGCGAAACGCCTTTCCGGCTCTCACACCCGAGATCCCATCGAACCCGAGCGCGGGCAGCGCGCGCTCGATGGTTGCGCCCTGCGGATCGGCAATGCCTGGGCGGAGGGAAACCTCCACCATCGCCGAGTAGAGACTCACGTTCTCAGACTACCGGCCGGTCGCCTTCGTCCCCGAGTAGCCCAGGGTCTGGCGGCACCGGTCCTGCTCCGGGCCAGGAGGTGAAGCTCCGGGCGGTGAGCCGCTCGTACGCCTCGATGTAGCGCGCACGGGTGGCGTCCACGACCTCGGGCGGCAGCGGAGGTGGAGGCGGTGTCTTCGACCATCCGGTTTCCTCGAGCCAGTCGCGAAGCGGTTGTTTGTCGAATGATGGTGGAACCGTCCCGGGTTCCCACGCGTCCGCCGGCCAGAAGCGCGAGGAGTCGGGGGTGAGGACTTCGTCGCAGATTGCGAGACGGCCGTCGATGAGGCCCAACTCGAACTTGGTGTCGGCGATGACGATTCCCCGCCCGGTCGCGAGTGCAGCGCCCTTCTCGTACGCGGCGAGG
The Acidimicrobiales bacterium genome window above contains:
- the purS gene encoding phosphoribosylformylglycinamidine synthase subunit PurS codes for the protein MSLYSAMVEVSLRPGIADPQGATIERALPALGFDGISGVRAGKAFRFTIEAPDETAARREVDDLCRRLLSNPVIEDAEVTLVAAEVAR